The Hippopotamus amphibius kiboko isolate mHipAmp2 chromosome 13, mHipAmp2.hap2, whole genome shotgun sequence sequence GCTCCTTACCCCAGCCCTACGTCTCCACTGGAATGAATCCTAAGGGTCTAGGAGATAGCAacatcttcaatatatggaagagattttgaaatgcttccaCGTGCGTTTTCTAACTTGACGCGCACACCAACCCTGTGCggtgagtgaaggaggaagacgtcttttgcctgtttaaaaatgaggaagctgaggggcaaAAGGAGATGACAAGAGTTGACCAACCTAATCCTCATCACCTACTGGCCCGTTCATCATGTAAGCAGGCTTCATGACCTGTTCATATGGCTGACCGTGTGTACAATGAAGAACTTGTACTCTGGAGACAATGAACTCCAGAGAAGTTGTGATTGGTTCAGCCTCACATCTGTGTATTCTTATAGTTGGAACTAGAGTTCTCTCGTGATGGCCAGTTTGGTATTCTTGGCTTCATACTCTGCTGAAGAAAGTCAGCACCTTGCGCTTCATGAAGAAGTTAGAATAGGCAGTATTTCCCCTATTATACAGAGGATGAAATCgaaactcagaagaagaaaattgtttgcCACTGGTCACAAATCCCATTGGTAGCAAAAGCTAAGAAACAGATTGGAatttaggatttatggctgaaaaacacaGCTTCTCGGGGTGTGGTTGTAAGTCCCAAGAGTTTTTAGCACTTAGTCAGCCTCCCTTTTATAAGTagattgcagtttgttttttctctattaaatatatggtatagtttggacagtaaaatgaaaaagcttgattTAAGGAAGACTTTTATGCCACAAATTATTAATCCAAGAGCTTTCAAAAGGTTCAGTTATCTTACACAGGATCCTTTGTGctctttcaatgataaaattagtattaGTGATTTGATAGCCTGGAGCTCATTAGCATGCTGCATagaacctgcttttttctttgttgtctaccTGCCAACAGTGTCActtgggaaaaatagaatatcgAGTGACTAGTGTGGCCAGctaaaatataggacacccagtaaaatttgaattttagatactgctgatattaaaaaattattcattgtttacctgaaactgagttttaactGGATATCCAGGATTtgtatttgctaaatctagcagccctgagaattattcttctcttgaacacatttattatatattcttttcagtgaatcattttcggtttgtaaaacattttatgctttcagagaaacataGGCATGGGattcagtcagattttttttcaggacactatccttaagaatctttgttctctgaatcccttgaggcagtgtttttacctcagtggttaagtgtgctgtccttttatgatctggatggaaagaatttagttagaggatgtgtattataggtgattttattttctctatgccttgtgtgtttaaatttgatcTTTGACTCTTTCAGATGCAGCTAGACATTATGAAGTGTCTTCGTGACAAACATTGATGTTCTGGGAACTTTTAGGTTCTTGTAGGCCGTAAGACTTGGATTAGGAGACCCAGATTTGATTCCAGGTTTTGTTACCAGCTTGCAGAATGTGTTTGGTTCAGCCATTTAATTTAGCTTCATAATTTAGAAACTGGGATTGTGCATGCCTGCTTCAcgaggtttaaataaaatggtgcttttttttcccttccaatatcactaatgtaaatacttttcaaaatctcagagactcaaggaagagaaagaagggaaaacagagatccTATCTCAGGCCAAAGAAGTGATTTGCCCCATCAGAGCTACCAGCCAGGTTTCTTGAATCCCATCTGGTATATTACCCTCATATTTGACAtgttcatctttccatcttttttcattcacatgcagttacatataacttcatatgacagcaaattcagtgtgtgtgtaaattagctGCTGGACACAATATAAGCTtcagtttggggaggagaggtctgggcttgctcactcctgtatccctagtgcctgacacactcaaggaccttcatgagaataatttattctagaaaaaaaaggacacaaaagtgAATCCAATTAAAAcggaaaaatatcagtgaaaaggctttgattggaactttatcttgaaaaatggaaccacgggttataagagtaaatttaccttattttagatttaagaagatttagattataatgaaaacgccaagctattaaaataaacaattttctggcAAGGCTGTATCGTAAACACAAGTATCTTTACTTCTTATTTGGCATTCGCAGCAGGATCCTAAAGAgagtcttttttcctcaaatatagttttttaaaattaatatttgacgtTTTTCCAGCAGCCTTTCTTAATCTAGAATGCAGTTATTTTCACGTTTGTTATATCAtgatccttgttgatttttttccagttgttagctgttttttaattggacttaacCCTTAATTATCAGTGGCTTTATGTAATATTAGAATAGTTCTCCAATATCACCTTGGTTTCCTTCTAGAAATTCTATATCTTACATAAGAGTGTAAAATTGCAGTCTGCAGGTGATTTGTATTTGCagagattaaagtattaaaaaacaatcaacaggagatGATAGATATTAGTCTTAGGAAGGAAGGCCCACTTCATACAGCCACATAGGTCATGCACTGCAAAACCTCAAGGGATGCCTAAAGGGAGAGAGGTGTGAGAgaggatttaatttcatttatgcttgGTTTATAAGTGATTGTTTTGATGTTATGATAACATATGTTTTCCTACGCAGGGACATATCTACAGGGACTCAGATAATCAATAATGTGGTCGTGAGAAAACCCTTCCCTCCATGACTggtagttaataaaaattgttgattgagtcactgaatataccagatctatttttcctgagtcatttaatactgagttcatctctccaagaaaatatctagaagtaaaacacttgtgacacaatacaaatataatacaaaacaccTAACAAAGAATTTTTGGACACTGGCTTAGTTTAAGACATATATTAGgccctataggatatcctatagggtAAATTAGCCATGGTCAGTTATGAGACTCACATCCAAAGGAAGATGAACATTAATAGCTaaaacacaatgttgattttctgtaacaaatataccagcattcagattttcaaaggactattgtcccttttaatgcagttaatttaggaggcttcatttatttattcattcacacaaatagttatcaaggacttagtatgtgcaaggcattttctaagtacagacatgcagccgtgaacaagacagacaagtatgacatttacatctcctcggaggaggcagacaataaaccaacagattggtaaacaagaaaaatagacgATAGTAAGAATTCAGATAGCGTGGGGGGAGAACATAGTGTGTCGAGGCCACTTGAGGTGGAGTGATCAGGGAAGACCTGTCTGCGCAGGGGATGAGGAGCTGCAGTCAGCCGGGTGCAGGTGAGTAGAGTGGTCCAGACTGGGGGCAGTTAGAGTTTGATGTGATGAGGAGTATCAAGGGGCCGGCATGGGCGAGAGGGGCTATGGTAGGGGATAGAAAGAGTTTGAGTTTGAGTCTCAATTCAGTGAGAAGCCAAGTAGGGTAGTTAAGatgttaaggttttctttgttcaaagatgactctggctgctgtgtggagaatggattgaagggAGGCTAGTATAATatcagagagaccagttaaggggctgtggccacagtcccaggtgagaggtggtgggCTTGGATCAGGGAGGTAGTACAggagatagaaatgaacagaCTAGAATATAGGGTTTTGAAAGTCATGTAGACAAGACTTGGCTGCTGGATTGGACGTGtgagttgaaagaaacagaaattcagagtaaCTCCTAGATGTTTGGTTGAGTAGCTAGGGAGATCATGGTGCTActtattaatatgaagaaaactgtcaaGGAGTGAGGTTGAAGCAAGATGAAGGATGGGCCATTAGGAATTCTGATTTCACGATTTTAAGGTGTCTGTTTAGATGTTCACATGGAGTTGTCAAGTAGGtggtttgattaaaaaatttaaaagttgatcaccatttttcaatgagaggataagaaataagttgaggctgtgtttcaggtttgtagctgaaatagttaaaatgcctatttttgtatacatttgagaatttaagttacatgtacacacttttaaatcacatgagacgttaagttaaatgtattgctcttttctgtcttacattttatgaaacagcttatattcaaatgcttcctgtgcatttttcacatacatgtctgacatcagtgtctttggcactactgctgtgattctggaggtaatgcaagcatttcccaaagtatgtccccctcatttctgtcgaagtttttgagatacagcattattttattatcagcgTATGTTCTCATTGCTGAAAATTTTGTCCTAAGCCTTgtcatgaatttataaaacattaggcaattatattttaaaagattctgtgctGTAGGTATACACCGGGGATCTGTACAGTATACTTActacattgcttttctaaaaataaatttatttatttatttatttatttatttatttatttatttattggctgcgttaggtcttcattgctacgtgcgggctttctctagttgcggaaagcagaggctactcttcgttgtggtgcttgggcttttcagtacagtggcttctcttgtggcagagcatgggctctaggtgcatgggcttcagtagttgtggtgcacaggcttagttgctccatggcatgtgggatcttcccagaccaggaattgaacccatctgtgttccctgcactagcaggcggattctttttttttttttttttttaattttttagttatctttgtgtcattttttaaaatttaagctcttttttggaatataattgctttacagtgctgtgccaatttttaaggtacatcaaaatgaatcagctgtatttatacacatatccccaccctcccgtgactccctccaaccctccctatcccggccctctaagtcatcacccatcatcgagtttgtctccttacgttatgcaggaacttctcatgagctatatattttacatttggttgtgtatatatttcaaagctactctctcacttcgtcccagcttccccattccttccccctcccccaaccctgtgtgctcaagtccatactctacatctgcatctttattctttccctgtcactgggttcatcagtaccattttttttttttttttttagattccatatatatgagttagcatacagtatttgtttttctctttctggcttacttcgctctgcatgaccgactctaggtctatccacctcattacaaataactcaatttcattcttttttatggctgagtaatattccattgtatatatgtgccacaacttctttattcatctgttgatgggcatttaggttgcttccacgtcctggctgttgtaagcagtgctgcaatgaacattatggtacatgtttcttttgggattatggtttgctttgggtatatgcctagtattggaattgctgggtcatatgttagttccatttttagttttttaaggaacctccaaactgttttccatcgtggctgtaccccaacttacattcccaccagcagtgcaggagagttcccttttctccacaccctctccagcatttattgtttttagttgttttgatgatggccattctgattggtgtgaggtgatacctcattgtggctttgacttgcatttctctaatgagtagtgatgttgagcatcttttcatgtgtttgttggccatctgcaggtcttctttggagaaatgtctatttaggtcttctgcccatttgtggattgggttatttgcttttttggtattaagctgcatgagctgcttgtatattttgaagattaatcctttgtccgttgcttcattggcaaatattttctcccattctgagggttgtcttctagtcctgtttatggtttctttcgctgtgcaatggcgggcagattcttaaccactgcaccaccaggaagccctatattgcttttttaaaaactaattattattattattattattattattattattattattactattttggccCATGCTGcatcacatgcaggatcttagttccccaatcagggatcaaacctgtgccccctgcacttgagggcatgcagtcttaaccgctggaccacgggcgaagtccctacattgctttttaaagagaactttaaaatttataactgtaTCTAACACTTGGAATTATGGGGTAATCCTGATCAtatctgtgttatcttttttttgacccatttcattctagactggtgtcatttcagggtagtacagtatttaccaaacaatagttgctgttcaaaataaaataattaagggaacattctataagtgaaagacttagtagagactcagaaaaaaggctaactcttctttctcccttctggatcttcttttttcacttaataaattgtGATAACTATTCACATCGGTAcctatgaccatttttaaatgtctgcctagtgttccctttataaatgtgccatgatgtgttttttttttttttttttttggcacacgggcttagttgctccatggcatgtgggatcttcctggagcttggatcgaacccgtgacctctgcattgtcaggtggattcttaaccactgcgccacctaggaagtccgccatgatgtgtttttgccaggcttctgtttgtggtattaggttgcttcttatcttcgctataacaaaaagtaccacagtaaataaataccctggtacttcttttcccacatgcgtaaaatctgtggaacaaaggataaatgcattttaaaacttgctAGCTATTGCCTACTTGCCCTCTGAAGAGgtgttatcaatttctattgcattcagaaggattagagagtgcctgtttccctgcactctccaaaatgatacactgtcaaacttttttatcctggctccttggtgaagataatcagtaagtcattgtcaagtggagattgcattgcttttataggccagttcttttaagtatcctcagtggtagcaagtttctgtctcttgaaagtgaatttgagtttcagaaaaagtcaagtctaatgcataagatatacattaagttagcttttactctaggtttttgtggttttacttgcttgttttgagaggaaggcttactgaaaaacaagatctaactttaagataaaacaaatattctttctactcaatactctgtaatggcttacatgggaaaagaatcaaaaaaagagtggatatatgtataactgattcactttgctgtacagcggaaactcacacaacattgtaaatcaactgtactccaaaaaaattaattaaaaaaactaatattcttatgtggctcttgaaaatttttaaaagttagtttcaAAAGAAGAGTTCCAAAAATGTCTAAAGTAATGGCACCATCCGTTGGCATGAGAATGCAGCTTCCCAAGAGGAATTATTTGACCTGAACAACAATCATTTGGATGTGTATGATCtggcatatttgtttaaaaaaatcacccactGTGAAGGCTTTAGCCCAAATGGGTTCTTTTCATGGGATGGcacattaataacataaataacttaagttttcttggactgaattttctatatgttattacctaccttttttgttttctcctttatacaagGAGTAGATACTCTAGAAGAAGAAATCATCTTTACCATTAATTGAACAAATCTTATTaggatgattttaatggaaatctataatctttctaccacataccagatcaaatggtttatattttccatttccctttctaaatCTAATCTATATGTAGCGATATAGATTAAAACAACTATCTACAATTAAGCATAGTAGCtagccaattttatataaatttttaaaaatttttaaatatttaacttcagaaaaagttgtatgttttaaatagcagatacatttccatatttatattttcctaagactcttgtcaaatttagtgtcttttacTTTAACACAAACTGATTTGAGAGGAGCAGACTTGACAATGTGTTATAAATCAGATATCTGAAAATACACGTTATAGGAGTTaggctttattaaaatgttcactgaagcaattgtcctctagagtttttcaaaataaaactgtcttaaataaaccatcttgtttttattttctatgacaaatCAATCATTACCACATCAGTTTACCATGAGCGGATTTTTAGAAGCTTTCGGGGGTAGCAGTATTTAAGAAGGGGTGTTcctcaaacatttactgtgtctacatgttcttttctgcagagaaatggtcAATGCATGGTTTGCTGAGAGAGTTCACACCATCCCTGTGTGCAAGGAAGGCGTCAGAGGCCACACGGAAGCTTGCTCTTGCCCCTCGCAGCAGAGTCCCCATGCAGAGAGCAGCGTCCCTGGAACACCAACCAGGAAAATCTCCGCCTCCGAATTTGATCTGCCTCTTAGACCCATTGTCGTCAAGGATTCTGAGGGAACTGTGAGCTTCCTCTCtgactcagaaaagaaggaacagatgccTCTAACCCCCCCAAGGTTTGATAATGATGAAGGGGACCAGTGCTCAAGACTCTTGGAATTAGTGAAAGATATTTCTAGTCACTTGGATGTCACAGCCTTATGTCACAAAATTTTCTTGCACATCCATGGACTCATCTCCGCTGACCGCTATTCCCTGTTCCTTGTCTGTGAGGACAGCTCCAACGACAAGTTTCTTATCAGCCGCCTCTTTGATGTTGCAGAAGGTTCAACACTGGAAGAAGCTTCAAATAACTGTATCTGCTTAGAGTGGAACAAAGGCATCGTGGGACATGTGGCTGCTCTTGGTGAGCCCTTGAACATCAAAGATGCATATgaggtaaataagaaacagaggcggggtgggaggtggagcgtgggtggggccttggacaactactgtgaattgtggggatatttgaaactgagatgtaaaaatgtgcatacttgttaaaaatgggaCTGTATGGTAAGGACCTCCCCATCTTTTAAATGCCAGAGTTTCTTCACTGGGGGCTGAATCAAGGATAGAGGCCTGAGGGAaatattgtcttgttttcctgcttaatgataatttaacatagctcatctcacagttgtattctttcatctttttacctgATCACTATACATATCCCCTATCTATGTTATCTCCACGTGAACTTCTGGGGACTTTACTAAGATTCTAAAATGATAGGTCCAAAAGGTGTCAGAAAACCAAACccatagtctttttaaattcattcactcaatacatcatattcattcatttgaagtccctttgacaccaaagtctgagtttccttcttcccactctttcgtttcattaaaaaaataaatgtgtggatagctctagaaaatggacatttttgccCTACAATATTTCAGTGGaaagatttgatatttcttccacttttgcttccattatgaacagatctttattatggacttaaagtttacactgtatgatttttcaaatttcccatttaaaatgattcttttattaattgaattagaggttttaaacaaatcatcTTAATTGAATGACACTTACTATGTTTATGAATTATGTTCTGGCATCATGCTAGAACAATTATGCTAGTTACTTATCATGTGGTACACTTTGAAGATTCCATAATAATACCAGCTTGAGGCTCCTCTGTGTCATTTGAGGGGTCATAGATGTTTTATTCATTCCTGTACTCCTGatgcctaatacagtgcctggaacatagataagtgttaataaatattgattgggagaaaattatagtagatgagataaataagtagactAGATAGCAGGTCATAATTGATCCAGGGAAAATGTGTTAggttcagggaagcaggagatcacatacaattggggagatggagagaggtttcTTTGAGGAAGCAATGATTGATATGGACCCTGGAAGATGGATAAGATTTCAGTAGATTGAGTCGTGTGCATATTGAGATCCAGTTGcaaaaagaagtttgaggaagAAACCGGAAGTTGGACCATGTGGTGCTTGTAAGGAAATGTGTGGGTGATAGTATAGACGTTGAGGAGCTACTGGAGATTACTGGGGTCTTAAATGCCAAGCTGAGGAGTATTTATTTGATTCAGAGCCATGAGGACTAATTAAAGATGGTTTGAAAGGGGGACTGGCATGATTCagactgtgctttagaaagatgaatattatggtggccataaaatgaattagagggaaaaatactggaaactggGAGGACAGGTTAAATAGTCTGAGGGAGTAAGCACCTGAACCAGAGCACTGGCCTTTGAGACCAAAAGGAGGGACtggattaaagatgaagaagctgaatctGCTAGACTTGGCAGCTAACAGGAGgtggaagtgaggagaaaagaggagttggAGAAGACTCAGGTTTTGAAGTTGGGTGAATAAGTAATAGTAACTGGTGAGAAATCCTGAGGGCAGGTATCTGGGGGAAGATGTGATAGTTCAGATTGGCTAAATCCTGAGATAGCTTTCAGAATCCACTCTATACCAGCagtgttttcaattttgattcttcacGGAGCTATCTCCATGACCTCTTTGAGCTCTGTAAGTAATGTCACAGCATAGCAGACTCCAAGAGGGGTATTAAGGACACAGCTGAAGGATGGCTGCCAAATTTGCAGAATTCCCGTCCTGTCTTAGGTGACAGCTGGGTTTCCGCTTTTCAATGGCACTATAGTCCCAAGTACAGTAGGACCATAAATATGCTACAGCTTTGCTGAGAAAGCCTTCATCTGTTTGCATGGTCCTAAATTTCTCCAGCCCTGagaatttcttcacttatatgcacgttatttaatctgtttaccatctttagagttttgatggtgtaatctttgttttgcagttagtaatgatttaattcttgtactgcCATCTAAAATAGGCTCAGTGTCCTTGATTTGCAGTGACCCCAGACTGAAGCCTCTTAGTCTGTGGATTTCTCATGTTGCTGCTTCACCCTTGACACCCTTGATCTGTGTTTATAGAGGCCTTGCAGAAGTTATTCCCATCCCAGGAATTTCATTAGAAGTTGTGGGATTGATCTGGGCCATAATTTACATTGGTATTAACAGTGGAAATCAGTTGGCTAGTGGGTAATTCATCACTTAGCCCACTCATAATTTGAATAGTCAAAATATTGTCTCATAGCCTTTTATGAAAATCGTCAGAATATGAAAGTACGTTCTATGTTTTCTGAGTCCTACTTCTTTAAATACGTGTCtgtgaaaatgacacatttcttcagcttatgagaccacagaacacttaaaaattaataatgtagcagTAGAAATCCAAGAAGTGGCCGTGAAACAAAGTAGTGCTCAGATTGAagctaagagtaaaaaaatagtctgctagatagattaattgtaagaaatggtcaacttttgattcactttttaaaactttgtaacagAATGATATAAATGTAGGGATTCaactattatattattaataacataacacattcatatgtttaaaatagaagacaaggtCCACAGTTTAGACCAGTGAGTTTCAATTAGACCACCAATACCAATGGTGTTCAGTCACACATCATCTCCTCCTTCATCAGCCCCATCATTCGTGCAAATTTCTTGAATGTGGCacagtatttatt is a genomic window containing:
- the LOC130834483 gene encoding cGMP-specific 3',5'-cyclic phosphodiesterase-like, translated to MEWAGPGSARPQQQWDQESVEAWLDDHWDFTFSYFVRKGTREMVNAWFAERVHTIPVCKEGVRGHTEACSCPSQQSPHAESSVPGTPTRKISASEFDLPLRPIVVKDSEGTVSFLSDSEKKEQMPLTPPRFDNDEGDQCSRLLELVKDISSHLDVTALCHKIFLHIHGLISADRYSLFLVCEDSSNDKFLISRLFDVAEGSTLEEASNNCICLEWNKGIVGHVAALGEPLNIKDAYEVLKGLGDAHCVDEDLLYSFS